One Micromonospora sp. WMMD812 genomic window carries:
- a CDS encoding esterase-like activity of phytase family protein, whose translation MGTTSIRARAIAPAAAVISLLAAAPALGYPTHPTPGHPVTGASCAPDASLLSFSDDLDKTTFRGNPVGGLSALAFARPERALALVDNIGTTPARVYELDLDADRRGVDVDVRDVTVLTRPDGTPYTGVDFDGEGLVAERGGSTVLASSEREPSIRRFRLSDGREIASLPVPARFQVTPAGEAAVNQTFEALTTTPDHRVLFAGMEGPLSADGRDAAGRGLQRIIRYAGREGGAYTPTAQYAYRTDPNLGLVELIALGDDQLLAVERGFTAGVGNTVRVYRVSATGATDVSAVPSLSTVTDPRSWLGKELLVDIADCPPSGATTKQPQPNPLLDNIEGAALGRDLPGGRRELYLISDDNGSATQTTRVYALSVKLRPEVTLKDRALLSATAYQPGPVSGTQLAPTPVNGITPPFPGQPIPGFSAVIPARAGDRSGNRLLAMPDNGFGAKTNSADFLLRAYEIEPRYGSHTVKILGHLDFRDPDHKVPFPIVNGNTRGRLLTGADFDIESLARDARGDLWIGDEFGPYLVRTDRTGKVLQAPIPLPDGTKSPQSPDLAPGETPTLRASNGFEAMATSEDGWTLYPILEGAQVNDPDQRRRVVYEFDVRANRYTGRTWSFRVDDPSLLVGDAAVLDGRRLLLIERDNGMGRQSLVKRLVVADLDEVGKDGYLIRRIAVDLMRIADPKGVSTPARPGEYGVGPLFSFPLQSVESVLPLGGDRVLVANDNNFPGNDGRIPGRADDTELIVIDVPGLR comes from the coding sequence ATGGGTACGACTTCCATCCGGGCTCGGGCGATCGCGCCCGCGGCGGCGGTGATCTCGCTGCTCGCCGCGGCGCCAGCGCTCGGCTACCCCACGCACCCGACCCCGGGGCACCCCGTCACCGGCGCGAGCTGCGCGCCAGACGCGTCGCTGCTCAGCTTCTCCGACGACCTCGACAAGACCACCTTCCGGGGCAACCCGGTCGGCGGCCTGTCCGCGCTGGCGTTCGCCCGTCCCGAGCGCGCCCTGGCGCTGGTGGACAACATCGGCACCACGCCGGCCCGCGTGTACGAGCTGGACCTGGACGCCGACCGGCGCGGAGTCGACGTGGACGTCCGCGACGTCACCGTGCTCACCCGGCCGGACGGCACGCCGTACACCGGCGTGGACTTCGACGGTGAGGGCTTGGTCGCCGAGCGCGGCGGCAGCACCGTCCTGGCCAGCTCGGAGCGGGAGCCGTCCATCCGGCGGTTCCGGCTCTCCGACGGCCGGGAGATCGCGTCGCTGCCGGTGCCGGCCCGGTTCCAGGTGACGCCGGCCGGTGAGGCCGCGGTCAACCAGACCTTCGAGGCGCTGACCACCACCCCGGACCATCGGGTGCTCTTCGCCGGCATGGAGGGCCCGCTGTCCGCGGACGGCCGCGACGCCGCCGGCCGGGGCCTGCAGCGGATCATCCGGTACGCCGGCCGCGAGGGCGGCGCCTACACGCCCACCGCACAGTACGCGTACCGCACCGACCCCAACCTGGGTCTGGTCGAGCTGATCGCGCTCGGCGACGACCAGCTGCTCGCCGTGGAGCGGGGCTTCACCGCCGGGGTCGGCAACACCGTCCGCGTGTACCGCGTCTCCGCGACCGGCGCGACCGACGTCTCCGCCGTGCCGTCGCTGTCGACGGTGACCGACCCGCGCTCCTGGCTCGGCAAGGAGTTGCTGGTCGACATCGCCGACTGCCCGCCGTCCGGCGCGACCACCAAGCAGCCGCAGCCGAACCCGCTGCTGGACAACATCGAGGGCGCCGCGCTCGGCCGTGACCTGCCCGGCGGCCGTCGCGAGCTGTACCTGATCTCCGACGACAACGGCAGCGCGACGCAGACCACCCGGGTGTACGCGCTGTCGGTGAAGCTGCGGCCCGAGGTCACCCTGAAGGACCGGGCGCTGCTGTCGGCGACGGCGTACCAGCCCGGTCCGGTCTCCGGCACGCAGCTCGCGCCGACTCCGGTCAACGGGATCACGCCGCCGTTCCCCGGCCAGCCCATTCCCGGCTTCTCCGCGGTGATCCCGGCCCGCGCCGGCGACCGGTCCGGCAACCGGCTGCTCGCCATGCCGGACAACGGCTTCGGTGCGAAGACCAACTCGGCCGACTTCCTGCTGCGGGCGTACGAGATCGAGCCGAGGTACGGCAGCCACACGGTGAAGATCCTCGGGCACCTCGACTTCCGCGACCCCGACCACAAGGTGCCGTTCCCGATCGTCAACGGCAACACCCGGGGCCGGCTGCTGACCGGCGCGGACTTCGACATCGAGTCGCTGGCCCGGGACGCGCGCGGTGACCTGTGGATCGGTGACGAGTTCGGGCCGTACCTGGTGCGCACCGACCGCACCGGCAAGGTGCTCCAGGCGCCGATCCCGCTGCCCGACGGGACGAAGTCGCCGCAGTCGCCGGACCTCGCGCCGGGTGAGACCCCGACCCTGCGCGCCAGCAACGGCTTCGAGGCGATGGCCACCAGCGAGGACGGCTGGACCCTCTACCCGATCCTCGAGGGCGCCCAGGTCAACGACCCCGACCAACGGCGCCGGGTGGTCTACGAGTTCGACGTCCGGGCCAACCGGTACACCGGCCGCACCTGGTCGTTCCGGGTCGACGACCCGTCCCTGCTGGTCGGTGACGCGGCCGTGCTCGACGGCCGGCGGCTGCTGCTGATCGAGCGGGACAACGGCATGGGCCGGCAGTCGCTGGTCAAGCGCCTCGTCGTGGCCGACCTCGACGAGGTCGGCAAGGACGGTTACCTGATCCGGCGCATCGCCGTCGACCTGATGCGGATCGCCGACCCGAAGGGCGTCTCCACTCCGGCCCGCCCGGGCGAGTACGGCGTCGGCCCGCTGTTCTCGTTCCCGCTCCAGTCGGTCGAGTCGGTCCTGCCGCTCGGCGGTGACCGGGTGCTCGTCGCCAACGACAACAACTTCCCCGGCAACGACGGGCGCATCCCGGGTCGCGCGGACGACACCGAGCTGATCGTCATCGACGTACCCGGCCTGCGGTAG
- a CDS encoding DUF2000 domain-containing protein produces the protein MTEPIRFPTKIAVLLRDDLATWQRLNVTAFLVSGVANAEPRLLGEEYRDADGTRYLPMFRQPVLVFAGDRSTLAGAHSRALARGLHMSIFTQELFTTGNDRDNRAAVAAVGREKLDLVGLALHGPRTVVDKVLKGARMHP, from the coding sequence ATGACCGAACCGATCCGTTTCCCCACCAAGATCGCCGTCCTGCTCCGGGACGACCTGGCCACCTGGCAGCGGCTGAACGTCACAGCCTTCCTGGTCAGCGGCGTCGCGAACGCCGAGCCGAGACTGCTGGGCGAGGAGTACCGCGACGCGGACGGGACCCGGTACCTGCCGATGTTCCGCCAGCCGGTGCTGGTCTTCGCGGGCGACCGGTCCACGCTGGCCGGTGCGCACTCGCGCGCCCTCGCCCGCGGACTGCACATGTCGATCTTCACGCAGGAGTTGTTCACCACCGGCAACGACCGGGACAACCGCGCGGCCGTCGCGGCGGTGGGCCGGGAAAAGCTCGACCTGGTCGGGTTGGCCCTGCACGGCCCGCGAACGGTGGTGGACAAGGTGCTCAAGGGCGCCCGCATGCATCCATGA
- a CDS encoding AraC family transcriptional regulator produces MAIGPAGSHVSAWRPAVAGVAEVFHAHFVDHAYPSHTHDVWTLLIVDDGAVRYDLDRHRHGALRTSVTLLPPHVPHDGRAATRTGFRKRVLYLDAAVLDAELGGRAVDQPSLADPQLRHRIHQLHQVLVRRGDEFEADSRLAFILERLGRHLRRQPPAGVAPPPHGLAARLRELLDTRTAEGITLAEAAGMLHAHPTHLVRTFTRAHGLPPHAYLTGRRIELARRLLLAGQRPAEVAAAAGFFDQAHLTRHFRRHLGVGPARYARPGPSPRS; encoded by the coding sequence GTGGCCATCGGGCCGGCGGGTTCGCACGTCAGCGCGTGGCGACCCGCCGTGGCCGGGGTCGCCGAGGTCTTCCACGCCCATTTCGTGGACCACGCGTACCCGTCGCACACGCACGACGTCTGGACGCTGCTCATCGTCGACGACGGCGCGGTCCGCTACGACCTCGACCGGCACCGGCACGGCGCGCTGCGCACGTCGGTCACGCTGCTGCCGCCGCACGTGCCGCACGACGGCCGTGCCGCCACCCGGACCGGCTTCCGCAAACGCGTCCTGTACCTCGACGCCGCGGTGCTCGACGCCGAGTTGGGCGGCCGGGCGGTCGACCAGCCGAGCCTGGCCGATCCGCAGTTGCGGCACCGGATCCACCAGCTCCACCAGGTGCTCGTCCGGCGCGGCGACGAGTTCGAGGCGGACAGCCGACTCGCGTTCATCCTGGAGCGGCTCGGCCGGCACCTGCGCCGGCAGCCCCCCGCCGGCGTCGCGCCGCCACCGCACGGGCTCGCCGCGCGGCTACGTGAGCTGCTGGACACCCGCACGGCCGAGGGCATCACGCTCGCCGAGGCGGCCGGGATGCTCCACGCCCACCCCACCCACCTGGTCCGTACGTTCACCCGTGCGCACGGCCTGCCGCCGCACGCATACCTGACCGGCCGCCGGATCGAGCTGGCGCGCCGCCTGCTCCTCGCCGGGCAGCGTCCCGCCGAGGTCGCCGCCGCGGCCGGGTTCTTCGACCAGGCGCACCTGACCCGCCACTTCCGGCGACACCTCGGCGTCGGGCCGGCCCGCTACGCCCGACCCGGCCCCTCGCCGCGGAGCTGA
- a CDS encoding alpha/beta hydrolase, with translation MSFITTEDGTDIYYKDWGEGPVVTFSHGWPLSADAWDGQMLFLVQNGFRVVAHDRRGHGRSSQARGRNDMDGYADDLAAVIEALDLRDATLVGHSTGGGEVARYIGRHGTGRVAKAVLISAVPPIMVQSPDNPEGLPISVFDELRANLFADRSQFYQDLAQMFYGANRPGAKVSKGILDQFWLWSMQAGLLNAYESIKAFSETDFRDDLAKFDIPTLVLHGEDDQIVPVKDSAHKTAQLVANAQEIYYPGAPHGVTSTMQDQVNKDLLAFLRG, from the coding sequence ATGAGCTTCATCACGACCGAGGACGGCACCGACATCTACTACAAGGACTGGGGTGAGGGCCCGGTCGTGACGTTCTCCCACGGCTGGCCGCTGAGCGCGGACGCCTGGGACGGGCAGATGCTCTTCCTCGTCCAGAACGGGTTCCGGGTGGTCGCCCACGACCGCCGCGGTCACGGCCGATCGAGCCAGGCTCGCGGCCGCAACGACATGGACGGGTACGCCGACGACCTGGCCGCGGTCATCGAGGCGCTCGACCTGCGCGACGCCACCCTGGTGGGCCACTCGACCGGCGGCGGCGAGGTCGCCCGGTACATCGGTCGCCACGGCACCGGTCGGGTCGCCAAGGCCGTCCTGATTTCGGCGGTACCGCCGATCATGGTGCAGAGCCCGGACAATCCGGAGGGGCTGCCGATCAGCGTCTTCGACGAGCTGCGCGCCAACCTGTTCGCCGACCGGTCGCAGTTCTACCAGGACCTGGCGCAGATGTTCTACGGCGCCAACCGGCCGGGGGCGAAGGTCTCGAAGGGCATCCTCGACCAGTTCTGGCTGTGGAGCATGCAGGCCGGTCTGCTGAACGCGTACGAGAGCATCAAGGCGTTCTCCGAGACGGACTTCCGGGACGACCTGGCGAAATTCGACATCCCGACGCTGGTGCTGCACGGCGAGGACGACCAGATCGTCCCGGTCAAGGACTCGGCACACAAGACCGCCCAACTGGTCGCGAACGCCCAGGAGATCTACTATCCGGGCGCGCCGCACGGCGTCACGTCGACCATGCAGGATCAGGTCAACAAGGACCTGCTCGCGTTCCTGCGGGGCTGA
- a CDS encoding helix-turn-helix transcriptional regulator has protein sequence MDRAQLASFLRTRREALQPEDVGLPRGRRRRTGGLRREEVAALSGMSTDYYSRIEQQRGPHPSEQMLAALARGLRLSLAERDHLFQLAGHAVPHHAVRADHVNPGMMRILDRLQDTPAQVVNHLGETLAQTGPAVALLGDETRHSGLARSVHYRWFTDPQARRLHPEEDHPTQSRLIAAHLHAAYTRDGRGSRAAAIVEALLAASPEFARLWREHPVQGAFCPPKHFRHPEVGALELHCQTLVDPDQSQTLMVFTAAPGTESDEKLRLLSVIGAQQI, from the coding sequence ATGGACCGCGCCCAACTCGCCAGCTTCCTGCGTACCCGGCGGGAAGCGCTCCAGCCGGAGGACGTGGGCCTGCCCCGGGGCCGGCGGCGGCGCACCGGCGGGCTGCGTCGCGAGGAGGTCGCCGCGCTCAGCGGCATGTCCACCGACTACTACAGCCGCATCGAGCAGCAGCGCGGCCCGCACCCGTCCGAGCAGATGCTGGCCGCGCTGGCCCGTGGCCTGCGGCTCTCGCTGGCCGAGCGGGACCACCTGTTCCAGCTCGCCGGACACGCCGTCCCGCATCACGCCGTGCGGGCCGATCACGTCAACCCCGGGATGATGCGGATCCTGGACCGCCTTCAGGACACCCCGGCCCAGGTGGTGAACCACCTCGGCGAGACCCTGGCGCAGACCGGGCCGGCGGTCGCCCTGCTCGGCGACGAGACCCGGCACAGCGGGCTGGCCCGCAGCGTGCACTACCGCTGGTTCACCGACCCGCAAGCACGGCGGCTGCACCCGGAGGAGGACCACCCGACGCAGAGCCGGCTCATCGCCGCGCACCTGCACGCGGCGTACACCCGGGACGGCCGCGGCTCTCGGGCCGCCGCCATCGTCGAGGCCCTGCTGGCCGCCAGCCCGGAGTTCGCGCGGCTGTGGCGGGAGCATCCGGTCCAGGGCGCGTTCTGCCCGCCCAAGCACTTCCGGCACCCGGAGGTCGGTGCGCTGGAGCTGCACTGCCAGACCCTGGTGGATCCCGACCAGTCGCAGACGCTGATGGTCTTCACCGCCGCGCCCGGGACGGAGAGCGACGAGAAGCTCCGGCTGCTCTCCGTCATCGGCGCCCAGCAGATCTGA
- a CDS encoding aldehyde dehydrogenase family protein, with amino-acid sequence MTTSTFTATGHWIGGETVAGSAGTLPVVNPATGDHVAETPAGTAADVDRAVAAARAALPSWTATTPAERAAVLRSVAAGLAARTEEIAAAITAEMGAPISLSRTAQVGFPAAVIESFVGLADTFPWTEEIGNSLVVREPIGVVAAITPWNFPLQQVVSKLAPALLAGNTMVFKPSENAPLTARILAEITAEAGLPAGVFNVVYGTGAVVGEAISAHPGIDMISFTGSTRAGRRIGAVAAATVKRVALELGGKGANIILDDADLPQAVATGVTMAFTNGGQVCGAWPRMLVPAARQEEVVALAVEAAKQYTVGDPTDEATRIGPMAYEAHRQKVDGYIERGLADGARLVFGGPGRPAGLEKGAYVRPTIFADVDPRSAIAQEEIFGPVLTIIPYADEEEAVAIANGTEYGLTSGVFGEPGHALAVARRLRAGQVDVNGGHWNPLAPFGGYRQSGNGREFGRFGLEEFLEIKSIQR; translated from the coding sequence ATGACCACGTCAACCTTCACCGCCACCGGCCACTGGATCGGTGGCGAGACCGTCGCCGGCTCCGCCGGCACCCTTCCCGTCGTCAACCCCGCGACCGGTGACCACGTCGCCGAGACGCCGGCCGGGACCGCCGCCGACGTCGACCGGGCCGTCGCCGCCGCCCGCGCCGCCCTCCCGTCCTGGACGGCGACCACCCCGGCCGAGCGGGCCGCCGTGCTGCGCTCCGTCGCCGCGGGCCTCGCCGCCCGCACGGAGGAGATCGCGGCGGCGATCACCGCCGAGATGGGCGCTCCGATCAGCCTGTCCCGCACCGCCCAGGTCGGTTTCCCGGCGGCGGTGATCGAGTCGTTCGTGGGCCTCGCCGACACGTTCCCCTGGACCGAGGAGATCGGCAACTCGCTGGTCGTCCGCGAGCCGATCGGCGTCGTCGCCGCGATCACCCCGTGGAACTTCCCGCTCCAGCAGGTCGTGTCCAAGCTGGCGCCCGCGCTGCTCGCCGGGAACACCATGGTCTTCAAGCCGTCCGAGAACGCCCCGCTGACCGCGCGGATCCTGGCCGAGATCACCGCCGAGGCGGGCCTGCCGGCCGGCGTGTTCAACGTCGTGTACGGCACCGGCGCGGTTGTCGGTGAGGCCATCTCCGCCCACCCGGGCATCGACATGATCTCGTTCACCGGCTCCACGCGGGCCGGCCGGCGCATCGGCGCGGTGGCCGCCGCGACGGTCAAGCGGGTGGCGTTGGAGCTGGGCGGAAAGGGCGCGAACATCATCCTCGACGACGCGGACCTGCCACAGGCGGTCGCCACCGGCGTGACGATGGCGTTCACGAACGGCGGCCAGGTCTGCGGCGCGTGGCCGCGGATGCTGGTGCCGGCGGCACGCCAGGAGGAGGTTGTCGCGCTGGCCGTCGAGGCGGCCAAGCAGTACACCGTGGGCGACCCGACCGACGAGGCGACCCGGATCGGTCCGATGGCCTACGAGGCGCACCGGCAGAAGGTCGACGGATACATCGAGCGGGGCCTCGCCGACGGCGCGCGGCTGGTGTTCGGTGGCCCGGGCCGCCCGGCGGGCCTGGAGAAGGGCGCCTACGTCCGGCCGACGATCTTCGCCGACGTCGACCCCCGGTCCGCGATCGCCCAGGAGGAGATCTTCGGCCCGGTGCTGACGATCATCCCGTACGCGGACGAGGAGGAGGCGGTCGCCATCGCCAACGGCACCGAGTACGGGCTCACCAGCGGCGTGTTCGGTGAGCCGGGGCACGCCCTCGCCGTCGCCCGGCGGCTGCGGGCGGGGCAGGTCGACGTCAACGGCGGCCACTGGAACCCACTGGCCCCGTTCGGTGGCTACCGGCAGTCCGGCAATGGCCGCGAGTTCGGCCGCTTCGGCCTGGAGGAGTTCCTGGAGATTAAGTCCATCCAGCGCTGA
- a CDS encoding SigE family RNA polymerase sigma factor translates to MARGDAEFVEFARASSGRLVHAAFLMTGDHHLAEDAAQTALVRTYAAWSRVRDNDAYGYARTVLVNHLVDSWRRPIREYPSDDLPEQRRGDVADEVATRRWLLAILGTLSPRERAIVVLRYYFDLPEAQVARELDVSVGTVKSTGSRALGKLRAAGVAEPETHGTRR, encoded by the coding sequence ATGGCCCGCGGTGACGCGGAGTTCGTCGAGTTCGCCCGGGCGTCGTCCGGCCGGCTGGTGCACGCCGCCTTCCTGATGACCGGCGACCACCACCTGGCGGAGGACGCGGCGCAGACCGCGCTGGTCCGCACCTACGCGGCGTGGTCCCGGGTCCGGGACAACGACGCCTACGGGTACGCCCGGACGGTCCTGGTCAACCATCTCGTCGACAGCTGGCGACGCCCCATCCGGGAGTACCCGAGCGACGACCTCCCGGAGCAGCGGCGTGGCGACGTCGCGGACGAGGTCGCCACCCGGCGCTGGTTGCTCGCCATCCTCGGCACGCTCAGCCCGCGCGAGCGCGCCATCGTCGTGCTGCGCTACTACTTCGACCTTCCGGAGGCGCAGGTGGCCCGCGAACTCGACGTCTCGGTCGGCACGGTCAAGAGCACCGGTTCCCGCGCCCTGGGGAAGCTGCGCGCCGCCGGCGTCGCGGAGCCGGAGACCCACGGGACGCGCCGATGA
- a CDS encoding DUF3152 domain-containing protein, which produces MASHTTRARGRGFRALSLAVLLLSAPLTGCALPAAGHPAVGPPAPASADQPAVAAAASRPPAARPTPTPISYPADGGNQWSYAEGEAPAPGGAGRLWRYRVAVERDIQGLPVAAFAAEVTRTLSGPQGWTADGTRQLRRVGRDQAADFTIYLATPSTRDVLCQDVPDGYTSCRNGARVVLNVARWVKGVPGYGASLAVYRQYMVNHEVGHRLGMGHERCPGRGRPAPVMQQQTLGLHGCVPNALPYLDGERYTGPSGSYDDPVPPRDRGRSG; this is translated from the coding sequence ATGGCGTCGCACACTACGCGGGCTCGGGGAAGGGGCTTCCGCGCCCTGTCGCTGGCGGTTCTGCTGCTCAGCGCGCCGCTGACCGGCTGCGCGCTGCCGGCGGCCGGCCACCCCGCCGTCGGCCCGCCGGCCCCGGCGAGCGCCGACCAGCCCGCCGTCGCAGCCGCGGCGTCGCGTCCGCCGGCCGCCCGGCCGACGCCCACCCCGATCAGCTATCCCGCCGACGGCGGCAACCAGTGGTCCTACGCCGAGGGCGAGGCGCCGGCCCCGGGCGGCGCCGGCCGGCTGTGGCGGTACCGGGTGGCGGTGGAGCGGGACATCCAGGGCCTGCCGGTGGCGGCCTTCGCCGCCGAGGTCACCCGCACCCTGTCAGGCCCGCAGGGATGGACCGCGGACGGGACGCGGCAACTGCGCCGGGTCGGGCGGGACCAGGCCGCCGACTTCACCATCTACCTGGCCACCCCCAGCACGCGCGACGTGCTGTGCCAGGACGTGCCGGACGGCTACACGTCCTGCCGCAACGGCGCCCGGGTGGTCCTCAACGTGGCGCGCTGGGTGAAGGGGGTGCCGGGCTACGGCGCGAGCCTCGCCGTCTACCGGCAGTACATGGTCAACCACGAGGTCGGGCACCGGCTCGGCATGGGCCACGAGCGCTGCCCCGGTCGGGGCCGACCGGCGCCGGTGATGCAGCAGCAGACGCTGGGCCTGCACGGCTGCGTCCCGAACGCGCTGCCCTACCTCGACGGCGAGCGCTACACCGGACCCTCCGGGTCGTACGACGATCCGGTCCCGCCCCGCGATCGGGGCCGGAGCGGCTGA
- a CDS encoding STAS domain-containing protein has protein sequence MSDPSLTLRTSDDGTVVLRPCGEVGVDAAVELRQVLVHVVRRVRPCRLVVDLADVTALDDINVGTLAAIVPVADEHGVAVFLDNSSAGVADLLCACGVPQQRLRPVPA, from the coding sequence GTGTCGGACCCGTCGTTGACCCTGCGGACCAGTGACGACGGCACGGTCGTGCTGCGGCCGTGCGGTGAGGTCGGCGTCGACGCGGCCGTCGAGCTGCGTCAGGTCCTCGTGCACGTGGTCCGCCGGGTGCGTCCGTGCCGGCTGGTGGTGGACCTCGCGGACGTCACGGCCCTGGACGACATCAACGTCGGGACGCTCGCCGCGATCGTCCCGGTGGCCGACGAGCACGGCGTGGCTGTCTTCCTCGACAACTCCTCGGCCGGCGTCGCGGACCTGCTCTGCGCGTGCGGTGTGCCCCAGCAGCGCCTTCGTCCGGTGCCCGCCTGA
- a CDS encoding glycosyltransferase: MSTRKVAVIWRSCMLPVSETFIRNQGDALPSWRPVYLGATKTVSPIAADSDVIVYPDTPQGRRGWRLLRLTGGSPRLRRLLTRLKPTVVHAHFGGDGWLISRTAQQLGVPLVITLHGLDVTRQPAVPGPRGARHRRNLRVAFDRAALIIAVSGFIRDRAVELGADPAKVRVHYTGVPMPPQPSTAPKTWDVIFVGRFVDKKGADDLVEALGLIPELRPRALFVGTGPLEQSARTRAAELGVDATFLGSQPPEVVLRHMAEARILAAPSRTASDGDCEGLPTTILEAASLGLPVVATRHSGIPEGVRHGETGLLCAERDRVALAENIRQLLTDEPLRERLGRAGRQYAETTFDLRRQTRLLEELYESVVGPDADVPVPAADRAVQAPG; the protein is encoded by the coding sequence ATGTCCACGCGTAAGGTCGCCGTGATCTGGCGGAGCTGCATGCTGCCGGTCTCCGAGACGTTCATCCGCAACCAGGGCGACGCGCTGCCCTCGTGGCGTCCGGTCTACCTCGGCGCGACGAAGACCGTCTCACCGATCGCCGCCGACAGCGACGTCATCGTCTACCCCGACACCCCGCAGGGGCGTCGCGGCTGGCGGTTGCTGCGGCTGACGGGTGGCTCCCCGCGGCTGCGGCGATTGCTGACCCGGCTGAAGCCGACCGTGGTGCACGCCCACTTCGGTGGTGACGGATGGCTGATCAGCCGCACCGCGCAGCAGTTGGGCGTACCCCTGGTCATCACGCTGCACGGCCTCGACGTGACGCGGCAGCCCGCGGTGCCCGGGCCGCGAGGGGCCCGGCACCGCCGCAATCTGCGGGTCGCGTTCGACCGCGCGGCCCTGATCATCGCGGTCTCCGGGTTCATCCGCGACCGCGCGGTGGAGCTGGGCGCCGACCCGGCGAAGGTACGCGTCCACTACACCGGCGTGCCGATGCCGCCGCAGCCGTCGACGGCGCCGAAGACCTGGGACGTGATCTTCGTCGGCCGGTTCGTCGACAAGAAGGGCGCCGACGACCTGGTCGAGGCGCTCGGCCTGATCCCGGAGCTGCGCCCCCGGGCCCTGTTCGTCGGCACCGGGCCGCTGGAGCAGTCGGCCCGGACGCGGGCGGCGGAGCTCGGCGTGGACGCCACGTTCCTCGGGTCGCAGCCCCCGGAGGTGGTCCTCCGGCACATGGCGGAGGCCAGGATCCTCGCGGCGCCGTCCAGGACGGCGTCCGACGGGGACTGCGAGGGGTTGCCCACCACGATCCTGGAGGCCGCCAGTCTGGGCCTGCCGGTCGTCGCCACCCGGCACAGCGGGATCCCCGAGGGGGTCCGGCACGGCGAGACCGGCCTGCTCTGCGCCGAACGCGACCGGGTGGCGCTGGCGGAGAACATCCGGCAGCTGCTCACCGACGAGCCGCTGCGGGAGCGCCTCGGCCGGGCGGGCCGCCAGTACGCCGAGACGACCTTCGACCTCCGGCGGCAGACCCGGCTGCTGGAGGAGCTGTACGAGAGCGTCGTCGGACCCGACGCCGACGTCCCGGTGCCGGCCGCCGACCGGGCGGTCCAAGCTCCGGGCTGA
- a CDS encoding glycosyltransferase family 2 protein encodes MSSTPEVSVVIPTFARPDLVTRAVRSALAQTVTDIEVVVVVDGPDEGTRNALAEFGDPRLRLVELAHKGGAPNARNMGVLEARAPWTALLDDDDEWLPEKLAVQLEVARRTPVRTPIVASRLINKTPRAEFVMPRRLPADGEPVCEYLTVRRGLFHGDGFIQTSTIMAPTELLRRVPFTVGLRRQQELDWTLRALDHDDVDLVIAAEPLVLWHQDEDRPRISLNSPWEAQLEWLRGIRPLLTPKAYAAIVMSIISSMAAPTRSFPVFRMLLGEARRHGRPSAIDYLTFLQIWMIPPQLRHTLRDRILGRRRTAAPAGNTEPAGAGQALAGESGTPAAPITPDTTGSPAPTTNVRNDVHA; translated from the coding sequence ATGTCCTCGACACCCGAGGTCAGCGTCGTCATCCCCACCTTCGCCCGCCCCGACCTGGTTACCCGGGCGGTGCGCAGCGCCCTGGCCCAGACGGTGACCGACATCGAGGTCGTCGTCGTGGTCGACGGGCCGGACGAGGGGACCCGGAACGCGCTGGCCGAGTTCGGGGATCCCCGCCTGCGGCTGGTGGAGCTCGCGCACAAGGGTGGCGCGCCGAACGCCCGCAACATGGGTGTCCTGGAGGCCCGGGCGCCGTGGACCGCCCTGCTGGACGACGACGACGAGTGGCTGCCGGAGAAGCTCGCCGTCCAGCTGGAGGTGGCTCGGCGCACCCCGGTGCGGACGCCGATCGTCGCCAGCCGTCTGATCAACAAGACACCGCGGGCGGAGTTCGTCATGCCCCGCCGGCTCCCCGCGGACGGCGAACCGGTGTGCGAGTACCTCACCGTCCGGCGGGGGCTGTTCCACGGCGACGGGTTCATCCAGACCTCGACGATCATGGCGCCCACGGAGCTGCTGCGGCGCGTCCCGTTCACCGTCGGTCTACGCCGGCAGCAGGAACTCGACTGGACGCTGCGGGCGCTGGACCACGACGACGTCGACCTGGTCATCGCCGCCGAGCCGCTGGTGCTCTGGCACCAGGACGAGGACCGGCCGCGGATCAGCCTGAACTCGCCGTGGGAGGCGCAGCTGGAGTGGCTGCGCGGCATCCGTCCGCTGCTCACCCCCAAGGCGTACGCCGCGATCGTCATGAGCATCATCAGCTCCATGGCGGCGCCCACCCGCAGCTTCCCCGTCTTCCGGATGCTGCTCGGCGAGGCCCGGCGGCACGGGCGGCCCAGCGCGATCGACTACCTGACGTTCCTGCAGATCTGGATGATCCCGCCGCAGCTGCGGCACACCCTCCGCGACCGGATCCTGGGGCGCCGGCGTACGGCCGCCCCGGCGGGGAACACCGAGCCGGCCGGGGCGGGGCAGGCGCTCGCCGGCGAATCCGGGACGCCGGCCGCCCCGATCACGCCCGACACCACCGGCTCGCCCGCCCCGACCACGAACGTCAGGAACGATGTCCACGCGTAA